ATACTTATAACCTACATATAATTCACTTGTATTTCACCAAAAATACCACATTTAAAACCATACCAATATGCCTCAAATGGCACTTCAACTCAATCAACAAAACATACctaaatttaatcattcaagCAATCTCAAAATCAATCTTACCAATATGTACTAAACTTAccaatttcatccaaacttaACACAAGCACACCATTCATTTACCAAACCCTTTTTGTAACATCTTGTTTTTTAGTGAGGTCGGGAAAAATGGtcttgggaccacaaattctgACTAGTaagtcaattttttattttatttaatatttatagaatttatataatgtcgtattaaaatttggttaagaaattttaacgtttagatagttaattaagtaaaaaggactaattcGTAAAAGCTGCAAAAGTTAGTTTAtattagctaaaggtgttaaatggTTAAAGTAATATGAATTTATGGGCTTAagtggtaattataccataagGATTGATGGTGGACGATTATGGACAATTGTTATGTTGATtattaaagttataataaaGGCAGACTagtaaataacaaaagaaatggaaaataacaaaagaaaaagaagaacatCTTCTTCTCTGTTATGCTTCACCACtgaaaacaccattgaagtaGGTCTTACAATATTGGGTTCATGCCTTAGCTTTTGCATATAAGTAATTTTGATTCcagtttttagtaattttgatatttttgtgatcattgtagcttaacctagctaaccCAGGtgttaattcattaaaatattaaatgttttgaaatgtacCATTGTTGAAATTGTgagatttttgaagtttatgaTAGTGTTGTAAGTCTGATAGCtaaataagattattttgtaaagtgatttttagtgattttgatatttaaggattaaattattgaagttGTAAAATCTCATGAAAATATTGTGAAATAGAGAAATATATAGGTTGTTCATGGGTTATAGGAAAATCTACTAGCTTGATTTAAGCTTAATTGTGTTCATTTTGATAgtttgggtttagggactaaattgtataaagggtaaaattaggggtaaatttgtaaatatgacTAAAAGGACTTAAATgcataaattgattttttatttggtttgaattgatttaattaaactaaaccgTGTTTTAAATCAAGAAACTCAACGAGTAGAGGACATACGAGGAAAAGGGAAATTTGTCAATTAGTATCTGATAACTGAATCATCTgacaagtaagttcatactactttctaaatttataatttgatattaaatttttttaattatacatatatattgtcATATTGGAAAATCTGACTTATAGTAATAAATTGGATTTATGGAACGAGTAAAAGTATTGTATACAAGGTTTCTGAAAGATTCTCATTCTAGACCGTGCtccagcatttgttgcagactcgaatatacatgtgacacagatttagcctggactggtaatctattgtcattttaaaggtttagcttggactggtaaccttacatgtatacaTAGCCCTGGTTAGGCTATATTTCTTCTGTGTTGTCATTAGTTTAGCCCCGACGGGTAACCTAACACATATATCTTTGTACCATATTAGCTCATACgagttttatctattttctagACTTGTCTATtgaattcttttacgaagttccaTTGAAAAACTATTGAATATACAATGttaaatggttttataaatgTGAACATGATATGAATTCCGActacatgtatatttattgaTTACTGACTCGAAGTTGTTGATTTATGTTGTGATAAGGTTTTTACTTGAATGGTTATATGCAATTAGCAATTAAATGTGTATGGTAAGTTAGTGAATTGAaatgtatgaacttactaagaatATCTTATACTTATTTctgttattaatttttgtagATTTTGAATACGAGGAGTGTGTTGATCGGATCAGCGGAGCTCACACCTAGCATCATCTAACATCAGTAGTTTTTGAAGTCTTCAAATGTGGTtaattgtggcatgtatataggatgctcattttgaaaatgtttgggcatattttagtaatttggtTGTAAATATACTCTTGTGCAAAGttagtacatatatatatggcaTGTTTAACATCTTGGTAATGTGTATTTAAGGTATGTTTAATAGTATTTGTGGATGACTATTTCATAACATCACTATAAGCAATATCaatatgaaaagattttaagagaacttttaaggttttattaaaacataacattataCCAAATGTACTATTTGTAATGTAATAGCATACCATACTCCAAATTTCATACCAGACTTTCAAAGTGAATAATTTACTCCTGACTTTCATCGATACATTTGGggcccagtgcctcatcggacaACTAAAGTAATTCAATTACGCCCAGCGCTCATCGATTTaatttggcacccaatgcctcatcggataaaccGAAACATTACTTGCACATTCACTAAGTAACGAATTATCcatagaattttaattatgtccCTAACAACCAAAATTCATAACTCAATTCAACAAGTCATCTCATTACATAACATTTTTCAATCCAATATAGTTTAGTTCTTCATCTCCATCTCGAGAATCAACATTTCACAACAACTTGATTccatcaattatttttaacttactTTTACCTTTGATCATGCTAAGCAATgaaagtatatataaatttaaatgaattaatttatgaagTTACAAACCATAAACTCCAGCTCAACTAATTTCATTATATACATTTCAACTATGTAATATCATTATATACACATTAAATTCATAATCAAGTTCAGGATCCACTAATTTCTATTCAACTAAACTAGAGTACCTCAATATGGTACCCAAATTATACCAATTCAATTTGTACTAATCTAACCtatattatataacattcacCTTTTATAACCCATTCAATTCCATAGTATTTGCTTCATACCATTAATCAATTTCTACCTAGTCAATATCTATTtcatatatagatattttatattttcaatttaatcattttgatgccaaaatattatataataacaattcaactataaaacaaaacaatataatacaaatatatcatcaattaataaattaagtctcatatgaacttacctaaccAAACGAAAAACAAATACAACACCAAGGATTATTtcgtaatttttcctttttctacaaTTAAGCTCGATTGGCTCAATCCTtgatttatatgataattaagttcaatttatcaattcaaatacTTTACAACACTCAAATACATGCATATGAcctattaatttcattttcaatttttttctaaatttttacattttattcaatttagtccctaaaactaaaactagCATAACTTTCACATTTGAGCTCCAATTTTAAACCCAATTCAAACCCATCCATCTACACCTctattatcaataattatagaaatttcatgccaatttcaaattatttacactttagtccttatactcataatttaactaatttcactttacaaatttgTCCATAATCAAATCTAAGCTTATAACCAAACtatttaacagaaaaaatataaaaagacattaatggaaatattcaaaactttatcatttttacgatttagtacTCGAGTTAGATAGATTAAGCTGCAACGAtctctaaaacataaaatttatgaaaagcaGGCTTTGAATTAATTACCATGCAAGGATAAGAAGATGGTTGAATTTTTCCTTAGTTCATCCCTGGTGAATTCGGTTGGtagaagaaaaatgagaaaagatgacaagttatttgtttttcttttatgttttatattatgttattattaattaattattatatttaacatGTTTCCCCTTAAAAAAACAtccaatataatataatatggcATAATTGCCATttaaatttcttcaataatactatttgactctttttgttaataaaaattaataacgattaacttttatgatttttacgGTTCAGTCCTTGTACCACAATTAGTCATCCAATTACTAAAATAtccaaaccaaaattcaattcacctataaaatagctccataaatatttaataaaaatatttacaagctcggtttacgaaaatgaggtctcgataccttatttttcaaaactacTGACTTTTGAACCGATACACTTGTGCCATGACTAACTttctaaataaccaaaattaatataccaaaattcaatataatattttaatgacctcataaatattgagaaataatatttatggactcgaCCATCAAAGAACGAGGTTTCAAAACCATTGTTTCCTACAGGAAACCActaaaatttgagtatttacATTATAACCTCCATTTCCTTGGCCAACATGTTTAATAGTGAATAAACATTACTATAATAAGAATAATTGGAGGTCCAATGCTTAGCTATTGATATAAGTTTGGGCGAATGGAAGTCCTTATATGCGAGAGTAACCATTTGGTGGTGGGCATTTGATGTGTGAGGGTGACCCTCTAGTGGCAAGTATTTTGTGTGAATACCTTTTGGTGGCAAGCACTTAGTGTGGAGGGTGCCCTCTTTGGTAGGTGAGGTTGGCCTCCTTAGTGGGCAAAATGGCCTATTGATGGGTAAGGTGGCCCTAATAGACGAGTATGACCCCTTTTAGTGGGTGAGAATGACCCATTGTTAGACACAAAGCCCTTCAGTTGGCGAAGTAGCCCCTTCGACGGGCGGGGTGGTCTTTTAGTGACATTGGTATAGCCTCATGGTGGACACAAGGGTGACCCCTTGGTGGGTGCGCTAGAGGCCCCTTATAGTGCATCGAAAGCCTTCTAAGGAGTGGTGAATGCCACTTGGTAGAAAGGGTtctaaacccaaaaataaagaaagctTAAGAAGCTCAGAAAAAAGAGAGACATAACAATATAAAGAAcccaaataataaaatgagataTATGAACCATCAAAAACAATGTAAGGGAGACActacaaataaaaatgagagaGATGGAACCCGAAAGACTAATGGAATAACATTGAGGGGTTGAGCCTTAGATTTTACTCTTTTTCCACAAACATAACTAATTGTTGATGCAAGGTTTGGTGATGAAGGTTGCAAACGGTTCACACCAAAGTGCGGCCGAGAACCACTAGTAATGTTTATAAAGATTGGATATATTGAATTGAGATAAGGGCAAAGTATTGGTATATGAAAAGAAAGCACTTTAAGGCATTTTGGTGATGAGAAAAGCTTATATAGAGAAGGATGAGCTTGATGTGGATCCTCTTGGAATGATACAATCCCCTACTACATAATATGATTATATAGGTATAAAGGGCTTCATTAGGATGTGATGAAGGGCACTTCTTAATGAGATTTTTTTGGGACTTAGGGTGGTAATGAAGTTAGGTATAACAATAGTCCCTCCTTTAGTCAAGGTGAAAGTTATAAAGTCACCTTTCTCGAGATAATGTTTGTTGATGTGTGTCTCATATTTATGGCTACATGAATACATTATTGTTGTAGACTTATAGGTGAATTTGGCGAAGTAGATATGAAGAGGCAAATAGGATGCCTTGGAGGCAAGCCTAAAAGAAAAGATTTAATGTGAGTAATAGTTAATACCTTATTATTGTAAACTTGGAGGTAAATTTGCTTTGTTATTTAAAAGGATTGTTATCTGACATCTTAGCGATAGAGGTTGCGGATGGTTCGTACCATAGTGGTGCCAAAAGTCACCAGTAGTGTTTATTGAAAATGGAGGTGTTGAGCTTAGATTTGCACAAGAGTATTGATATATGGAAAGATCCTTTGGAGGCTTTTCGGAAATGGAAAAAGCTTATATAAAAGAGGAGAAACTTGACATAGATCCTTTGGAATAATGCACTACTCTTTAAAGTTGTTATAAAAGTTTGGAAGGATTTATTGGAATGTGATGGAGGGATCTCCAAgagttgtagtggagcaagatatatcaatattaattcatttatgtATTCACATaacattttgtattattttaaattatattttataatattaggtTATGTCAAATGTGGGTGAAAGAAAAAagtttatgtaaaatatatatatttataaaaatttattcattaaatgaTGTGGTAAAAGATTTTATGTAACTCTTATCAATTTGGGTTTGATCTTGTTCactcaatttttttagtaatagtttttacttgtttatcgaaagattttacaaaaaatattaaaacaaaagtatcattataataatatttaccatCATTTaagataaaacttttattaaaaaatataaatcttttaaatcTTTTCATTAACTCGTGAAATtaactcaataaaaattttatgataatataaatattattttcatggaTTCTAAACTAGATGATTGTGAATATATGTTAACATATCAcaatcacatttaaaatattttaagttgatgtgtgttttaaaataatattcatgtgttttaatatattaataatttatattatataaaattttaaatatttatattatatttataatattgttAAACATGGTCGATAAATATTGAGTTAATACTCTAAAAAAACGTAAATTCATACTTTAAAAAACAACAGTAAAGTAAATAACTTGatcattaaaaaagaaagattaccTAGCATCGTGTTCCATGACACTCTCATTTGAAGAGAAGATAGGAAGGTGTGGGAAACAAACGGCCGCAAGATAGAAGCGGTGCTTCTTTCTTTGTTTGACACTAACGCAccaattttctataaaattaaatattataatattcaaaaattaagcGAGTATTATGAGACAAAAACTTTAATCGGAACAAATCTTgctgttattttttttttatttaatcaaattaaatcatgatatttttattgtacACTGAGATCATGTCTTGTCTTAAATCTTAATGTTAGAATAGACATTGGAGCATAGGATTCCGTTTCCAAATATTACCGTTCCAGATATTTCCCTTGTCCTTATGACCCTTCTCTCTGCTTCACTTCACTCTCCTTAACTTTCTCATACAATACAACTAACAGACAAACCAGCCAACATGGCCGATGAAACTCCAGCCCAGAATCCCCCTATGGCAGCAGCGCCGCTGCCTCCAACCTCTGCCACGGTGACCGACTCCGAGTCACCTGCTGTTTTAGAAAAACAAGACCCTTCCCCGCCGTCTCATGTACCAGCTGTGTCTGTTTCTGTTACCGAATCTGCTTCTACGACTATAGCTGAAAATGAAGAGCAGGCTCCGCCACCGGAACCGGCGGCATTGGAACCTGATTCATCGGATAAAGGGTCAGGGAAAGAGGAGCTGCCTCCGACGCCACCGCCGCAAGCAGTGGAGTCAGAATCTGAGCCACCTGTTGTCACCGAGGCACCAAAGGAAGAAAACCCACCAGCTCCAGCAGCAGAAACTGTAGTGATATCGGAATCCGAGTCGCAGCAACCGCCTGCTCCACTGCAGCAGGAGGTGGTTACGGAGTCGGAGTCACTGGCGGCGATGATGGAGAAAGAAGAGACGGGAGCACCAGCAGAGCCTACTGCGGCGggtactactactactactacaaCTAGTGCTCAAGAAGAGGTGGCTGCTGCTGTTGAAGAGAAAAAGGTTCCTCAAAATCTGGGTTCTTTCAAAGAGGAAAGCAACAAGGAAGCTGATCTATCCGATTCCGAAAGGAAAGCTTTGGAAGAACTGAAGCAGCTTGTTAGAGAAGCAATAGACTCTAACCTTTTCAATTCAGAATCCAAAAGTGAAGAAAACccagaaaaggaaaagaaacaagaatCAAAAGAGGTATCCATTTGGGGTATTCCTCTCTTAAAAGATGAAAGGAGCGATGTTATCCTTTTGAAGTTCTTAAGGGCAAGGGATTTCAAAGCCAAAGATGCCTTCGTAATGATCAAAAACACGATCCGGTGGAGGAAAGAGTTTGGGATCGATGAGCTTTTGGATGAAGATCTTGGTGATGATATGGAGAAAGTTGTGTTCATGCATGGACAAGATAAGGAAGGCCATCCCGTTTGTTACAACGTTTATGGCGAGTTCCAGAATAAAGAATTGTACCAGAAAGCGTTTTCGGATGAGGAAAAGCGAATGAAGTTCCTGCGATGGCGAATTCAGCTCTTGGAGAAGAGTATAAGGAAGCTTGATTTCAGTCCTGGTGGTGTTTCCACCATTTTCCAGGTTAGTGATCTCAAAAACTCGCCTGGACCTGGAAAAAAGGAGCTTAGATTGGCAACAAAACAGGCTCTTCAGGTTCTTCAAGATAATTATCCAGAGTTTGTTGCAAAACAGGTATGTTCTATGTCTATCCATATTTAACTATCCTATATATATAATGTGAAAATTTGATTGTATAGTAGATTCTCTGGGAGATGCATTGATTTGGGTTTCTTGTTCTGTTAGGTGTTTATTAATGTTCCTTGGTGGTATCTGGCATTCTATACAATGATTAGTCCATTTATGACCCAAAGAACTAAGAGCAAGTTTGTCATTGCACTGCCATCTAAATCTGCTGAAACACTTTTCAAGTGAGtgaatgtttttgatgaattcgAGTTATCAAAGTGCATATTCCGAGTACTTATAGTTCTTAGTGGTTAATATCCTAAACTATACGATGTGTAAAACAGATACATACCACCTGAGCAAGTGCCAATTCAATATGGTGGTTTGAGTGTCGATTATTGTGATTGCAATCCAGAATTCAGTGATGCTGATCCTGCCACTGAGATGACTGTGAAACCAGGGACAAAGCAAACTGTCGAAATAACAATCTTTGAGGTGCAAATTTCATTGCTTCTTCATGCTATTTCTTCATGATACATGCTGGTCCATGTCCTCCTtttcttatttactttttttaactGAACATAGTTGACTAGTAAGCGTTTCAGTTTTGTGCCAATCATGAATGTAAGGTCTAATGGAAAAAACTTTTCATTGCAGAGATGTATTCTTGTTTGGGAAATCAGGGTAGTTGGATGGGAGGTGAGCTATGGAGCTGAATTTGTGCCTGATGCTAAAGATAGCTACGCGGTCATCATTCAAAAACCGACCAAGATGACTGCAAAAGATGAACCAGTTGTGTCTCAAAGCTTCAAAGTTGGTGAACTGGGTAAAGTATTGCTAACTGTTGACAACCCAacttcaaaaaagaagaagcttctCTACAGGTTTAAGGTTAAACCCTTCTGCGACTGAGGGTATTACTCGTActatgatttaatttattcttgTCTAAATTTTGGGCAAATcacttgttcatttttctttgtttttgcatCTTTGTGAGGAGCATGGTTGACAGCAAGTTGCTcatggttttgaaatttgtTCTTGGCATGTTGGGTTACCCTGGTGTTGTGCATTGTATATTTCTCTGGTGTATCATATCTATATTGTGGAACCTTTTACACTGTTATAGATTTGTAAGAACACAAGGGATTGTTTGGTTTATGTAATCTATTTTTCAGATTCCAtaatttcaatttgatattaatttttggaCCTATAATCTCATTAATCATTTGAAATACTTTTTATGTTGAGAATATTGATATGTTGCCTTCTTATTTGGTGTTTGGTGTTTGGTATTAGCTTAGTCTCCTTGTTTCTACCTCTTCAAGTTTCATCTTTGACCATCCAGCTCAATCATGGTTTCTAACTTTTTTATGAAAACCATAACATGCTGGACTTTTATAGGACATGCACTCATTGGGTATGGCGTATGAATATGTTcaatttgtaaaagtttttaaaacttcatattttgtgtcatatacaaatattttcataaaaatgaaaaggttCAGGTAACATAGCTTTGAGTACCCATAATTCTCCAAATTTCTGACATCTTACCTTTTAAGTTgtgttattattgttgttgacTCGGATACTTAGAGTTGCCATAGATGAGTAACCATTCCCCATTTCCCCAGGAAAACTTGTAATGTGATCCCATCTACTGCCCAGGCTTATATTGGTTTGGTTTAGGTTTAGATAGGGATTTTCcattcttcaatttcatataaatatcagTATACATTTTTAACGGTGATGTGAATTTTGGAATTGTATACAAAAGCAAAACTAATGATAGAAAAATCAGGTTCTATTTTATTGCTAGTTTTTATAATAGGGATTTTCCCCAATAATTgcaataaagtaaaagaaaaggtaagaaataattatatttgcatatataatctttaaaaataattattaatttcatattcaagaacgctttctttcttcttttttttaactttttcccaaatgtaaaattaaatagaaaggGCACCGTTAAAAGAAATTAGGCATATATATTTTGTctcgtttattaaaaattaaaaagataggtGAAATAGTCTTTATATATTGGATCAATgagtaaaatgatttttcaattaaaaagaacgaaaattttaactaaaataattaatttgctgtTTGATCTAATTTATAGgaattaatttatccattttatagaaagaacaaaatacaattttacttttaatacaGAATTATAAGGTAAATTCACCTTAACAAGCTTAAAAATTATTCAAGCCACAGCTTAGCTTTACCTGACCATGAATGGTCAACATTATATTGTTTAGGagttgtaaaaatatgaagcaaacaaatattttgattgaacataaaaaaaaaaaaaaaaaagagcaaatattTAGAGGCTGGAGAAAGTAAAAAAgtgggggaaaataaaatgtgagATGGAGTTCAATGTGCTTTTCTTCATTCTTTTCGGTTTGGTAATGATTGAGATTCCTCTTATCAATGgtctgttttttttaatttaggtacATGCATTTCCAAAAGCCTTTGTTCAAACCGCAGATTACCTtttcataattcatatcaaCCAAATAAATATTGGTTAAAGCATGTAGGTAGTGGTAGTGCTATCGTCAAAAACTCATTATTTTATACCacgaataatttaatattttagcacATAAATTTTACTTGTTTGTATCCATATCAAACGTATACACAcccaattttataatatatgagtTAAACTGTACTTTTAGCGTATTAATCAAGGATGCCTTCCATATTTTAATCACTGAAAACAGATAAATTAATCTTGAGATATATGTACCAAGGTGACAATTAGGTCAAGAATTTCGGTGCCACTATTATAGATAggttccttttttcttttctgcacAAACTATAATCAACCTTAGATATTTTAACCAAACTTATTTTAAAGTTGGAAAACGTTAACTATGCTTTCCACAACATTTATCGTGTTATGAATAAGGATAAAGTTAAAAActtataaagttttaaaattttgaggggttgaatataaaaattgtatctAAAAGAacttaaattgtataatttaatttttaagagaggccaaaattaaaaatttttctattCAACGGAAACTGATTAAATTGTCCAGACATGGTTCGCTTATATCACATTTGTTCTTTGCTGACAAACTTGGTTTTCATATTGTTAGATGTGTGGCTCTTTCGAGGACCGCAAAGGACTAGGCAATTCTTATGAATTGCTTTATAGGATAAGCTCTTGACGAACATGGAGAAGTTCAAAAGGGAAATGTCCAATGACCCTTCTTTTGATGTTTGGGGATTCGCATAAGAGACTATGATTCATGTACTTAGAGATTGTTATGTGGGTCGATCTTTGTGATGCAAGTCAAGGGATCAGGCGGGTTTCTTTTCCAAACCTCGTAACCTTTggttatttgataaaaaaaatcctgACACAGATAGGATGGATTGCACTAGCGGGGGAGTTGGAGCTAGGACGGCGGGGTCACAAAGGGCATATGTGCTAGAGGGGTCATTAGTGATGAATTTGCAAACTGGCTAGTTGGATTTTTGTAAGAATGTCGACATCTGCAGTGTCAACCAGGCTGAGCTATAGGCGATATATAATGGCTTCTTGATTGCATGGGACTAGGGTTATAAGAGGGTGGTGGTTGAATGTGACAAATGAAGCACTACAccagaacaggtttttagcggcgtttttttaggcctttagcagtgctttttaacgccactaaatgCATTTGCGGCGCTTGaggaagcgccacaaaaaacgccgctaaggataacgtcgctaacttttgcggcgcttacagaaaaaaacaccgctaaaggtcatgttctttagcggcgcttaggaaaaaacgccgctaatgatcatgttctttagcggcgctcaggaaaaaaacgccactaatgatcatgttctttagcggcgctatagccgctaaaagtaatgttctatagcggtGCTTggtaaaaaacgccgctaaaagtagtgCTCTTTCGCGGCGCTTATTTCACAAACGTCACTATAtgatatgacttttagcggcgcttttttaaaaaacgtcactaattttgggatttttttaaaataaaattttctgtttttttcagccctcctgcaacaacaaatcaaaagcaaccagatctaaactaaccaaaaacaataaatttatataatatttcaaattaaatgactaacataatattaatatcaataaataaaagtgaattcatacttttctttacaaaaacgttaaaagttaaaatgataaaatatttatgcaatatacACTATGATTGGCGGAAGTTGCATCATGAAACATATTCATCATAATCTGTCGAtgttgaagttcgtcgtactttttgctcgctctgcttctctcgatgccgcatcCGCTTGAAGTCGTGGTGTAGTTGTTCATATTTctttgaacctctgcttctcgCCGCTTCTCTCGATCGCGCCTCGCTTCTCTCATTGCAGCCTCTGCTTCCTCACGCCTTTGTTTTAAGTTGTTcttgaagt
This sequence is a window from Gossypium raimondii isolate GPD5lz chromosome 5, ASM2569854v1, whole genome shotgun sequence. Protein-coding genes within it:
- the LOC105770295 gene encoding patellin-3, with translation MADETPAQNPPMAAAPLPPTSATVTDSESPAVLEKQDPSPPSHVPAVSVSVTESASTTIAENEEQAPPPEPAALEPDSSDKGSGKEELPPTPPPQAVESESEPPVVTEAPKEENPPAPAAETVVISESESQQPPAPLQQEVVTESESLAAMMEKEETGAPAEPTAAGTTTTTTTSAQEEVAAAVEEKKVPQNLGSFKEESNKEADLSDSERKALEELKQLVREAIDSNLFNSESKSEENPEKEKKQESKEVSIWGIPLLKDERSDVILLKFLRARDFKAKDAFVMIKNTIRWRKEFGIDELLDEDLGDDMEKVVFMHGQDKEGHPVCYNVYGEFQNKELYQKAFSDEEKRMKFLRWRIQLLEKSIRKLDFSPGGVSTIFQVSDLKNSPGPGKKELRLATKQALQVLQDNYPEFVAKQVFINVPWWYLAFYTMISPFMTQRTKSKFVIALPSKSAETLFKYIPPEQVPIQYGGLSVDYCDCNPEFSDADPATEMTVKPGTKQTVEITIFERCILVWEIRVVGWEVSYGAEFVPDAKDSYAVIIQKPTKMTAKDEPVVSQSFKVGELGKVLLTVDNPTSKKKKLLYRFKVKPFCD